The following proteins come from a genomic window of Corallococcus sp. NCRR:
- a CDS encoding FAD-dependent oxidoreductase, giving the protein MATPTLTTQCCIAGGGPAGMMLGLLLARAGVEVKVLEKHADFLRDFRGDTLHPSTLELMHELGWLDELLALPHSKMLDLRFQVGEHDVTVGDFRHLPTHARYLAFMPQWDLLDFLARKAAMYPTFQLLRRTEVTDLVRDPGQVVGIRARTPEGPLEVRASLVVAADGRTSTLRQRSGLEVQNLGAPMDVLWFRVTRRPDDPSPPLGHFENGQLFLLINRGGQWQCGRVIPKGGIASLQARGLESFRAELVKQAPFLAGRAGEIRSWDDVKLLTVRVDRLRTWYQPGLLCIGDAAHAMSPVGGVGINLAVQDAVATANLLAGPLLARRVTAEDLRRVQQRRELPTRLTQRAQVLIQNRVVDPALRKRAFMNGRLPLSLRLVKRFPALRRIPARLIGLGVRPEHIHTPAAPPLH; this is encoded by the coding sequence ATGGCCACGCCCACGCTCACCACGCAGTGCTGCATCGCGGGCGGAGGTCCGGCGGGAATGATGCTGGGGCTCCTGCTCGCCCGGGCCGGCGTGGAGGTGAAGGTGCTGGAGAAGCACGCGGACTTCCTCCGCGACTTCCGGGGCGACACCCTCCACCCCTCCACGCTGGAGCTGATGCACGAGCTCGGCTGGCTGGACGAGCTGCTCGCCCTCCCCCACTCGAAGATGTTGGACCTGCGCTTCCAGGTCGGAGAACACGACGTCACCGTGGGGGACTTCCGCCACCTCCCCACGCACGCGCGCTACCTGGCCTTCATGCCGCAGTGGGACCTGCTCGACTTCCTCGCGCGCAAGGCCGCGATGTACCCGACCTTCCAGCTGCTCCGCCGCACGGAGGTGACGGACCTCGTGCGCGACCCGGGCCAGGTCGTCGGGATCCGCGCGCGGACGCCCGAGGGCCCGCTGGAGGTGCGCGCGTCGCTGGTGGTGGCGGCGGACGGCCGGACGTCCACGCTGCGTCAGCGGTCCGGATTGGAGGTCCAGAACCTGGGCGCCCCCATGGACGTGCTCTGGTTCCGCGTGACGCGCAGGCCCGACGACCCCAGCCCGCCCCTGGGCCACTTCGAGAACGGCCAGCTCTTCCTCCTCATCAACCGGGGCGGCCAATGGCAGTGCGGCCGGGTCATCCCCAAGGGCGGCATCGCGTCCCTCCAGGCGCGAGGCCTGGAGTCCTTCCGGGCCGAACTCGTGAAGCAGGCGCCGTTCCTCGCCGGCCGCGCCGGTGAAATCCGGAGCTGGGACGACGTGAAGCTGCTGACCGTGCGGGTGGATCGGCTGCGCACCTGGTACCAGCCCGGTCTGCTGTGCATTGGCGACGCGGCGCACGCGATGTCGCCCGTGGGCGGCGTGGGCATCAACCTGGCGGTGCAGGACGCCGTGGCCACCGCCAACCTGCTCGCGGGCCCCCTGCTCGCCCGGCGTGTCACGGCCGAGGACCTGCGCCGCGTCCAGCAGCGCCGGGAGCTCCCCACGCGCCTCACCCAGCGAGCGCAGGTGCTCATCCAGAACCGGGTGGTGGACCCGGCGCTCCGGAAGCGCGCCTTCATGAACGGCCGGCTGCCCTTGAGCCTCCGGCTGGTGAAGCGCTTCCCTGCCCTGCGCCGCATCCCCGCGCGACTGATCGGCCTGGGCGTCCGCCCCGAACACATCCACACGCCGGCCGCTCCACCCCTTCACTGA